DNA sequence from the Nicotiana tomentosiformis chromosome 3, ASM39032v3, whole genome shotgun sequence genome:
AGTGACTAAAGACATTGAGTTTAAAGTGAATAAAATAAATACTATTCCAACAAGAAAACAGTGGTTGCACACCCTTTGTTACTGTactacataataataataattcattttTGTACTTAATTAGAGAGAAACTATATTagatattataaaatatattattatttggGTTTATTCTTAAGCCGAGGATATATTGGAAATACTCTCTTTACCTCCATAACACATAAGATACGCAGAGGCAGATCTATACTGTACAAATTAAAGAGGCCTCAGCGGCACCCGTAAAGTTCGGCAAAAATTCCATGTATACATATATATCTTTagaaaattgtgatatattaagTAGTGGACACCTTATATACAAAACAGATTTTGGTTAAATTCAAAAATGCATCTGAAACCTTCAAATTCTGAGTCCACCTTTTAAGCAGGGGTAATGTTTAAGTTCACACTATTTTCTCTGAACTCATTATGTGAGATTGCAGTGgctatgttattgttgttgtattattatttgaGTTTAAGTTCTATATTGGGAAGACACAAAAAATATTCAATACAATCAATGAGGAATGTACCCTTTAGTGGCGAGTTCATAGCGCTTTCCATGGGCGGAGAAAATGAAAAGACCAATTTCAGCATCGCACAACACGGACAGCTCCTTCGCCTTCTTAAGAAGCCCTGCTCGCCGTTTGCAGAAAGTCACCTGCCTGTGAACCGGGTTCTCTATCCTTTTCATCTGAACCTTTCCACGAGCCATTTCTTTGTTCTTTCTATCACAAAATTAGCAGTAACTTTGGTTTTTGTTTTTACTTTGTAAGTATTAACAGCTGCTTTTTTGGCAGACAACCTCCCACTAGTTTGAACTAGCTTCGAGGTTGTTGCACTTCTCTTCTTGTTCGCTACTTAGTTTAGTTGCTTAGCACAACCTTTACTCTTTTATCTCATATTTTCCTCCCTTTTATACTCCCCATTTTGATTCTTCTCTTCCACTGTTTTCCACACACTAGCTAATATTAAACGAAAGAATTAACTATGAATATGTGGTTGGCACCCAGTACCTTTCCACATCATTGGGAATCTTAATTAGCTTTCTACTATATGTTAATATACTACTACTATTATACATCCTTTTTTCGTGCCCATGCCTAAGCTATTTTGTCGTCAACTGGCTTAACGACACCTGGTGAATCCTGATGTTATCAGTCTTGTTGCAGCTTAAAGACAACTCATATCTTTTGTAATGGTAAAAGATGATTTTCTTTGAAATATGTCGTGTCGCGGGAGGATTGGATGGGGATACTTAGCTTGGTCATGTTTACATCAAATCAAACACTTTAAAAACTAAAACTTAAAGTGAAAATACATATATGCTAACCATTGTTATGTGATAAATgtgtaaatacaaaataaatATCTTACATTTTTTAATTTGTCACAATCCAATTATCTAACCTGTAATGACACCTAACCTAACTCGTAGGCGAACCAATCATACAGTTAGCCACGATTCAAGACATCATATCATAATAGAGTATAACAGGATAATATAAATAAGATAATACTAAGAGCTCGTTTGGACAtaagatttttttctttttttctttttactttttacttttttttcaaattagtgtttggccataaaattttcaattttcgcttgaagatgaattttgaaattttctaaaattttaaaaaatttcaaaaaactgtttttcaaaattttcactcagatcactcacaaaaattcaaaaataacccaaaattatattcatgtccaaacacaactctaattttcaattgaaaaacaattctacttttttttttttttggaattttacaattcttatgtccaaatgcccactAAGTCTAATACAATGCTGAAATAGCTTACAACTCTCAGGAATAGGTAAAATtattagtcatgagcatctaaagaAACAATATTATACTGTCTCAAAATACAAATAATGTCTGAAGTAATAAACGGGGAAAAAAAGATAGAAGGTGAGTCCAATGTGCTGCAACTAAGGTCAAGCAGTTCACCACTGAGTCTCTAAACAATTCCTAAGCTCCCTCCCGAACTCCGTTCGTAAGGGTCAAAACAAAATGTCTACATAaaatgcagaagtatagtacAAGTACACCAATACGTATGTATATGGTCGAAaccgatttcggccttcgtacgattggtCGAGATGAGAATATAATGGACCGAAAagagtcttcataatatcgagatgcgATCCAAAGAAGGCACAAACGAGTTTTGAGTTTTAGGGACAGATcaaatatcgagctcgaatccaaatcgaactatgatgagaagcGATGGAATCGAACTTAAGCgccagaggccaaccaataccgagcccgagtcaataCCGTACcccgagttaatatcgagctcgagcccaCATCGAGCTCTAAGCCTGAAAACCGaccaataccaagtccgatcaagatcgagccaagagacaagagccattacagccgcactaagaaaGGGAATCACGacggaaattagggaaaagctgattcatcatgggtttcccactgtgtattttttattatatccaaagtaggatccctccactataagagggatggctattaCTCCTGTAAGCGGGCATCAAGTCATTAATATACTGTAACTCAAATACTATTGATATATTCCCATATTAAGAGATTATCCTTTTGAGCTTCACACATAATTTCATTttgcttgtttataaatcatCTTCCTTTCAACTCGGTTTGTATCTTTTCTTTAtaatcaatattcgatatttttacttactcttacgatttgtgtcaagttataccacgtacccttagaactacgtataaattcaactctatccatttttcgggtaaacagtttggcgcccaccgtagggctaaggataacagtggttatttggtacgaatatgaaaaacacaccattttacgcttCTTTTCGGAAGTGTATTtaatttcggattagcaacgatgAGCTCTCAATTAAATgtccttacctatcgacaacgaagctggcttcaaggtgagaacaacaacttgatgcCTAGGGCCGAAAGGCCGCTTGTCCACGCCGTTGGAGCTCAAGTCGAAGtgccattagacgttaattcgcatgtggccattgagtcAGACCtacgttctgaacctgaaaatagcattcatggtggtactcgatctgcagcttgagatacccataacgttgaggaaaacggaatcagcttgtgtatgatttttgaaatgctgcaaactcaacaggcagcaatagctcagttgtagagtcaaacccagataccgagcaggCCAAAGCCCAGTCCACCctaagaagtcacccacagaatggaaccagctatagtaaggtcgaATGAGCAAGAGTCGAGGACTAATCctgaaattgctaagatgttcgaagaactgaccaaacgaatagaatcaggagaaaggaggatcgaggaaAATGACAAAAGATGgagacatataactccagggCAGATCAGATCttgggggcaccaccgatatctagattccaaaaaattcatacaaaagcctttccccccaagcgcagctcctaaaccgatcccatagaagtttcgcatgcccgagattcctaagtataacggaactaccgatcccaacgaacatgtcacctcttacacatgtgccattaaagggaacgatctagaggacgatgaaatcgaatccgtattattgaagaaatttggtgAAACCCAGTCAAAGTGAGCAATGATatagtatcataatttaccatctaattctatcgattcttttgctatgcttgcagattattTCATAAAATCACAtgctggggccataaaggtcgagaccaggaagtcagacctgttcaaggtaagacaaaaggataacgagatgctaagggagttcgtatctcgtttccaaatggaacgaatggatataCCACCAGTCActgacgattgggctgttcaggctttcactcaaggtttgaacgagcgaagttcgatggcttcacggcggttgaagcataacctgatcgagtacccagctattacttgggccgacgtgcataatcagtatcaatcaaaaattagagtcgaagacgatcagTTGGGTTCTGGACCCGCTATTTGAAGGGacatcaatcgagaacaagggccgatcagggaccgataccgaccaTATAGTGGAGACCATAGGGGGaatgaatcgagacgtaaccccggacaaggcaataaaagaaatgatcgaggtcaagggtatCGGGGGAtgatgaacagaaatgggttcgataggcataccggacctaaggaagcaccacgattatcggagtataacttcagcatcgatgcatccgccatcgtatcaaCTATCGGATGCAttaaagacactaaatggcctcgacccatgcagatcgATCCTGTCCAGAGGAACAGCttggtctacaggaccaggtcgtacccacaaccctggttctaaacagattcaatatggcatgtgaaactacaaAAGGCGAGATAATTTTGCCGCTAAACGTGGCCGAGActatccaagaaatgaagttccacttaatcaaaggcgatatgaggtacaatgccctttttggaaggccatggatccacaatatgagagctgtaccttcgaccctccaccaagttcttaaattcccaacatcggaaggagtcaaaacagtgtacggggaataaccggccgcaagagaaatgtttttCCTCGATGAAGCAAttccaatatcctcgccttcatcAACAAAGGGGTCGGACTCGAAGGAGGAAcgtgatgccaaatagcaatcacagatgtcAGCTTCGACCTAACTAGAAAATCTgaagattgacgaagatgatgagcGAGGGAACCCTTGATCCTTCGtgatccccgatgattccgacgctacccaatcaatggttgaagagctggagcaagtcatactaatcgaatatctgcccgaacgaaaggtatacctgagaatgggattaacccccgaactcaggaaaaagcttattcaatttcttattgataacatagattgtttcgcttgatcccatttagacatgacagggatcccaccggagataacgacgcatcggctaagcctggaccctaggtttaAACCGATGAagtaaaagagaagaccccagtctgaggtaaaacacgcattcataaaggacggggtactaaacttctcaaaatagggtccattcgggaggtgaaatatcccgaatggttagcctatgtagttgtagtccctaaaaaagggaacaaacttagaatgtgtgtggattataaggatttaaacaaggcgtgccccaaagattcttttccactgcctaacatcgatcgcatgatcgatgccacggccggccatgagattcttacttttctcgatgcctattccgagtacaatcaaatccaaatgaacccggaggaccgagaaaagacttcatttatcaccaagtatggaacatattgttataatgtaatgccctccgggctaaaaaatgcaggagctacttaccaacgtcTAGTAAACAAAATGTTCGAacaacaaataggtaaatcaatggaagtttatattgatgacatgctagttaagtccctccgtgcagaggaccatttggctcatttgcaggaaacatttgagattttaaggaaatacaaacaTGAAGCTCGActccgagaaatgtgctttcggggtcggttcgggcaagttccttggcttcatggtatcaaatcggggaatcaagatcaaccccgataaaatcaagtccatcgaagacatcactatcgtggacagtgtaaaagtcgtgcagaggctaactggacggatagccGCCTTAGGCTGATTCATTTTGAAGTCGTCGGATTGAAGCCACAGGTTTTTCTCTCTgatcaaaaagaagaacgatttcgcctggaccccgggatgccaacatgcattagaggaattgaagcgatacctatcaagcccacactgcttcacactccaaaagtagatgagaaactttatttgtacttggcagtatcggaaatcgcggtaagtggtgtcctagttcgagaagagcaaggtatgcaatttcccgtttattatgtaagtcgaaccttaggagaagcataaactagatatccacatttgtagaaattggaacttgcactgataagcgcctctagaaagttatgACCATACTTTCAGtgccaccccatatgcgtattaaccacttacccacttcgtaatattttgcacaagcctgaACTattgggccgattggccaaatggtccgttgaactcagtgggtacgatatctaatatcaaccccggacggccatcaagtctcaaattttagcggacttcgtggccgacttcacgccaaccctcgtacccaaagtcgaaaaggaactcttgttaaaattcggtacatcatcgggggtatggacccttttcacagacggtgcttcgaatgtgaaagggtccgggctaggcatcgttttgaagccgcccacgggtagcactattaggcaatctatcaaaacttctaagttgactaacaatgaggccgagtaccaGGCCattattgcaggtctcgagctagctaaaatcttgggagcaaaagtcattgaagccaagtgcgactcttTACTGGcagtgaaccaagtaaacaaaaccttcgaagttcgagaggatagaatgcaaaggtatttggacaagttgcaggtaaccttgcaccgtttcaaggaatgtactttacagcatgtacctcgagaacaaaacagtgaggccgatgcccttgaaAATCTAGGGTCATTGGTCGAAGAAGATGAGATCAGCACGGGGACTGTCGtttaactctcgagatccgtgatcgaggaaggtgatgccgagataaactctacaagcttaacatgggattggaggaatagatatattgaatacttgaagaacggaaagctcccatcggaccctaaagagtcgagggccctacgaaccaaagctgctcgattcacattggccgaagatggaacattatatagAAGGAAATTCgttggaccattggcagtatgcttgggaccaggagacaccgattatgttttacgagaggtccatgaaggcacttgtgggaaccactccggcaccgaatcactgattcacaaaattatTAGAGCATGAtgctactgggatagcatggaaatagacactaaggagtttgttcggaaatgtgataaatgtcaaaggtttgcaccgataaTCCATtgacccggagaacaacttcattcagtcctatccccatggacatttatgaaatgggggatggatatcgtcagccctttgccatcggccccaggtaaagctatgttcattttatttatgactgactatttctctaaatgggttaaagcacaggcgttcgatAAAGTgaaagagaaagaggttatagacttcatctaggatcacatcgtatgtctatttgggatacccgccgaaatagtgtgtgacaatagaaaacaatttatcggcatCAAAGTGATGGAATTCCTCGaaaaccataaaataaaaaggatattaacaACGccgtaccaccctagtgggaacggacataccgaatcgacgaacaagactatcattcaaaacataaagaaaaggttgaacgacgctaaggggaaatggagataAATTCTactcgaagtcctttgggcatattgaacaacatcaaagtccagtacgggggcaaccccgttctccttagtatatggctccgaatccttgattccagtcaaagtcggggaacccagtgctagGTTTCGACATAtaatagaagagtcaaatcatgaggctatgaatactagtctcgaattattggatgaaaaaatgagaagccgctctcgtccgattggccacccaaaagaagaggatcgaaagatactataatcgaagaaccaatcttagccattttaaaatcggggacttagtgctaaggaaagtcaccctcagcacccgaaatccaaatgaaggaaaactgggtccaaactgggaaggactgtATCAGGCATTCGAAatcgtcggtaaaggatcctacaagctcggtgttataaacggcaaacaactaccaatcaattggaacgtgtcgcacctaaaatgatactactactaaggtacgaccctcccatgttcgtttatatttcaaaactaacccttgcaggagttcgaccagGAACATGGACGGATTATTCAACACAAAGCCTTAGGCCTAagagcacgcattgcactctttttcccttagaccggttttatcccaaatggatttttcagcaaggtttttaatgaggcaaccattgatcgtgctaacttagaacaattcaacagtatctggggggcattaccatcgaataaatcaagttcaatacaagaaagttacttcatgtcaaacagggtctcgataaggaaaagtgtaagggccaaatggtcaaaacgaaccatgcccgcatagttttGCTCGAACCTTGGCACAAAAcacgaacacatgtataatgacttatgaaGAGAAACCTCTTTAACAATATCTCATATTTTGGAAAGTTCGTTctacttcatgattcaaacaggttTAAGGGCCGATCACGATCGAAGGAGTTTGAAAAACTTACCCCATAAATTGGGGACTGCCAATTAAAATACCGAAGAAATCAAGatccataaagcctacgggctacattatttcgagttcgagcaagcactcactcgaccattaagcctaagggctatgtCATTTCGAGTTcaagtaatcactcactcgactactaagcctaaaggctaatcttatttcgagttcgagcaatcactcactcgactattaaaagcCTGGGCTACGtcatttcaagttcaagcaatcagtcactcgactactaagcctaagggctaatcttatttcgagttcgagcaagcactcactcgaccattaagcctaagggctacgtcatttcgagttcgagcaatcactcactcgactactaagcctacgggctacattatttcgagttcgagcaatcactcactcgactactaagcctaagggctacgtcatttcgagttcaagcaatcactcactcgactactaagcctaagggctacgtcatttcgagttcgagcaatcactcactcgactactaagcctaagggataatattatttcgagttcgagaaatcactcactcgaccattaagcctaagggctacgtcatttcgagttcgagcaatcactcactcgactactaagcctaagggctacattacttcgagttcgagcaatcactcactcgactactaagcctatgggctacattacttcgagtttgagcaagcaatCAGTCGACCATTAAGATTAAAGGctaatcttattttgagttcgagcaatcactcacttgactattaaaaagcccacgggctacgttacttcaagttcgagcaatcactcactcagttATAAAGACTTCGAGATCcggcttcgatcaaattgcctataGGCATGACCGAAACAAAGTTTTCATAAGACATGAATGAaacaaagttttcacaaggcAGAATATGAAACAAAGACAAAtcgggaaaagaaaagatcttcATATATATGAGTATTTACAAGGTTCGATcgggaccctacacaaaaaagaTCAAAAACAAAAAACCCTAAGGTTCCTGATTATCTCCGGGAGCAACCTCTTCTCCATTGAGCTCTTCCCCGCTCTTAGATCCGCTCTtgctatcatcatcatcatcatcatcatcatcatcatcatcagaagccaggGCTCCAGCTTCAGCTTCAagttctttagccttttttatttcttcggcgagatcgaaacctcgagcatggatttcctcgagggtctccctccgagattggcatttggataGTTCAGCAATCCagtatgctcgagtttgagcggtctcagcTGCCTTTCTCGCTTGTACTTGAGCAGCTtcggcatcggcccgatagacaaCCACGAATGcatctgcctcggcctttgcttTTTCAGCTTCAGATTTGTCCTTGGCAAGTTTGGAAGTCAACCGATCTTCAAGAtgctctatttttcttgcttgaacagAGCTcctctccttcatgccttgaagttgactttcggccgatgataattgggctcgaacaacctctttctctgcagcaaggcgatccatactttctttccaccccaaggtctccgccttcatTATATCAACCTCCTCACGAAGTTGCCCGATCATCTCGAGCTTCTGCtgtagctgtgagaccgaaatattAGACCCCAATTCTGAATCGAGTCCATGAGTTTTTAAGATTGTCAttactcggctcggaggtccttgatctccTCTTCTCTTTGCTCACAACGAAGTCTGAGGGCATTTCTATCTTCTGTGAGCCTTCGGAGGTCGGCCTCGTACCGACTAAGCTAAGctcgggaccgagaacatgcttcctGATGAAGCGCTGAGGCCTACACAGAAAGAAAAAAAGTTAGAAGAGGAAAACAAACACAGTGATAATACTAACCAAGAGaattaaggcttacccgattcagagctcgTTGCACTTCGTTAAAAAGGCCCGATGCCTCACCCGAGTCCTTTCTCGAGACTTCTAAATCACTGAGGccggtagcatcttcgacccGAGTGAAATAATCATGAAAGGGATCCTCCCTTCCATGGCCTCCTTCAACAGAAAGGATCTTCAAGGCTCGAGACTCTCGAATCATCTCCTCAGAAAATGAGGGGAGCAACGGGGAACCTctaatttctattgccccaagtgaatcactcggGACGTTCTCTCCATTTCGAGGGGCCTCGAGACCAGCCCCCACAACTGTACCCACCATTGGCTCATTATGGTGAGAGGTAGCCCCGATTCTCGATGACTCGGAGACTTCGACCAGTTCTCTTGCCGAGACTCCCCCATCACAAAATTGAATCTTTGTGGGCATCATCGATTCAGTAGCCTTTGGAGCCTCGGCGCTCAATTTCACTCGGGACATCAGCTCGgagtcatcatcttcttcttcgtcttcatcccttaggcgcAGAACTAATTCTTCGGTCAGAGGGATGATATTTTTCCTCGGAAGTAGAGGCACTTTTCTTTTGTTGTCCTTCGCCGATTTCGGAACCGGGGCCAAAGTCTTTTCCTcgccagacgggggcctcataAGCGCATCTTTGCTTAAGCCTACACACAAAAAGATTGATTATAAGTATAAGAAAAAAATTTGTTCGAACCATCAAAGACAtgggaaagaggcttaccatgatttttgacctcccatcggcccttcgataAATCGCGCCACGAGCTCTCGGCATATGTTgaggtcgaagccaggtcccgtacccaactcttaagttcaagaactacaccgggcatccaagcaaccGTTGCATCACAAaaaggatatcggtgagaaagaaacGAAGGAACAAGACAATAGGAGCTAACAGTaaaattatacttacgcttcatttTCCATTcttcgggaaatggcatcttctcaatcgggattaggtccgaagtcttcactcgaacgaaccttccCATCCAGCCCCGGtctttgtcctcgtctatgctcgagactgtacaatctaatgaggtggtcgagggtgaaagacatcccctcgactttgttcacga
Encoded proteins:
- the LOC138907341 gene encoding KNR4/SMI1 homolog produces the protein MTILKTHGLDSELGSNISVSQLQQKLEMIGQLREEVDIMKAETLGWKESMDRLAAEKEVVRAQLSSAESQLQGMKERSSVQARKIEHLEDRLTSKLAKDKSEAEKAKAEADAFVVVYRADAEAAQVQARKAAETAQTRAYWIAELSKCQSRRETLEEIHARGFDLAEEIKKAKELEAEAGALASDDDDDDDDDDDDSKSGSKSGEELNGEEVAPGDNQEP